A window from Pantanalinema sp. encodes these proteins:
- a CDS encoding DUF2304 domain-containing protein has translation MEVQIFRIQVLAVLGSLAVLGAVLNLLRQKKLREEYSLLWLAIALAFLGLSLWRDLLTRISFSVGIAYPPAALFLILIMGAYLLLMHYSLVISKLADKNRDLAQELGLLRAEVERMRAALPREEAPR, from the coding sequence ATGGAAGTCCAGATCTTCCGCATCCAGGTCCTGGCGGTGCTCGGCAGCCTCGCGGTGCTCGGCGCGGTGCTGAACCTGCTTCGCCAGAAGAAGCTCCGCGAGGAATACTCGCTGCTGTGGCTCGCGATCGCCCTGGCCTTCCTCGGACTCTCCCTGTGGCGCGACCTGCTGACCCGCATCTCCTTCTCCGTCGGCATCGCCTACCCGCCGGCCGCGCTCTTCCTCATCCTGATCATGGGCGCGTACCTGCTGCTCATGCACTACTCGCTCGTCATCTCCAAGCTCGCGGACAAGAACCGGGACCTGGCCCAGGAGCTGGGCCTGCTGCGCGCCGAGGTCGAGCGCATGCGCGCCGCCCTTCCCCGAGAGGAAGCCCCCCGATGA